A window of the Lactuca sativa cultivar Salinas chromosome 7, Lsat_Salinas_v11, whole genome shotgun sequence genome harbors these coding sequences:
- the LOC111912024 gene encoding serine/threonine protein phosphatase 2A 59 kDa regulatory subunit B' gamma isoform, whose protein sequence is MIKQILNKLPRKPSSKSSHNNEGNNETDLVAMSSSKSNSSSLSKSNNETRNSTVKSNHGKKTGTIAAIQVVQVSDHGSYEALPSFRVVSSSEKHNLFIKKLNMCCVVFDFSDPLKNSKEKDVKKQTLLELVDYVSSVSSKFNEVTVQEITKMVSANLFRSLPDTTTHESKLLDVYDQEDDEFRMDPSWPHLQVVYEFLLRFVASPETDPKLTKRYIDHSFVLRLLDLFDSEDQREREYLKTIIHRIYGKFMAHRPFIRNAINNIFYLFIFESEKHNGIAELLEILGSIINGFALPLKEEHKLFLAHVLIPLHKPRCLSTYHQQLSYCVGQFIEKDFKLADMVIRGLLKYWPVTNSSKEVMYLSELEEILEATKSAEFERCMVPLFRQIGHCLNSSHFQVAERALFMWNNEHIRNLISQNRKVILPIIFPALEKNTRCHWNQAVQSLTVNVRKLFSDADQTLFEECQVRYREDETKEKESVAKRQSNWSRLDAIAAAKGLTGDHSVVSRFASSLTITATTATTVK, encoded by the exons ATGATTAAGCAGATACTAAATAAGCTTCCGAGGAAGCCATCTTCCAAATCCTCACACAATAATGAAGGAAACAACGAAACGGATTTGGTTGCTATGAGTTCGAGTAAAAGCAATTCATCATCTTTGTCTAAATCGAATAATGAAACTCGTAATTCAACTGTTAAGTCAAATCATGGGAAGAAAACAGGTACAATTGCAGCGATTCAAGTGGTGCAGGTATCGGATCATGGTTCTTATGAAGCGTTACCTAGTTTTCGAGTAGTATCAAGTTCAGAGAAACACAATTTATTCATCAAAAAGTTGAATATGTGTTGTGTAGTGTTTGATTTCAGCGATCCgttgaagaattcaaaagaaaagGATGTGAAAAAACAGACTCTACTCGAGCTTGTTGATTATGTCTCATCAGTTTCCTCAAAATTCAACGAAGTTACAGTGCAGGAAATCACGAAAATGGTGTCTGCAAATCTGTTTCGATCTCTCCCTGATACTACTACTCATGAAAGTAAACTGCTAGATGTTTACGATCAAGAAGACGATGAATTCAGAATGGATCCTTCATGGCCGCATCTTCAAGTTGTGTATGAATTCCTTCTTAGATTTGTGGCTTCTCCCGAAACAGATCCTAAGCTTACAAAACGATATATAGATCATTCCTTCGTTTTAAGATTGCTTGATCTCTTCGATTCTGAAGATCAAAGAGAACGGGAGTATTTGAAGACAATCATCCACCGGATTTACGGAAAGTTCATGGCACATCGTCCGTTCATCAGGAACGCAATTAACAACATCTTCTACCTTTTCATTTTTGAATCAGAAAAACACAACGGAATAGCTGAATTGCTCGAGATTTTGGGGAGTATAATCAACGGGTTTGCTCTGCCATTGAAGGAAGAACATAAGCTTTTTCTCGCTCATGTCTTAATCCCCCTCCACAAGCCCCGATGTTTATCCACGTATCATCAGCAACTCTCGTATTGTGTTGGTCAGTTCATCGAGAAAGATTTCAAGCTTGCAGACATGGTGATTCGAGGATTACTCAAGTATTGGCCAGTGACTAATAGTTCAAAAGAAGTCATGTATCTTAGCGAATTGGAGGAGATTCTAGAAGCCACCAAGTCGGCGGAGTTTGAACGGTGTATGGTTCCTTTATTCCGGCAGATCGGCCACTGTCTTAATAGCTCTCATTTCCAG GTGGCAGAGCGTGCGTTGTTCATGTGGAACAACGAGCATATAAGGAATCTAATAAGTCAAAATCGGAAAGTGATTTTGCCGATTATCTTTCCGGCATTAGAGAAAAACACACGGTGTCACTGGAATCAAGCCGTTCAAAGTCTGACTGTAAATGTCCGGAAACTATTTTCCGACGCCGATCAGACACTGTTCGAGGAGTGCCAGGTCAGGTACCGGGAAGATGAAACGAAGGAGAAAGAGAGCGTCGCAAAGCGACAATCAAACTGGAGCCGCCTGGATGCCATAGCCGCCGCTAAAGGTTTGACCGGCGATCATTCAGTCGTCTCAAGGTTTGCCTCTTCTCTCACCATCACCGCCACCACTGCAACCACCGTGAAATGA